A window of Branchiostoma floridae strain S238N-H82 chromosome 9, Bfl_VNyyK, whole genome shotgun sequence genomic DNA:
ATGTACTACTgattgaactagagttcggcgacctcatacctccatgaaaatttaaagctttcgtaaatttcatgcatggtgttgttaatcattgactagcgttcacatgttacaattataaaattcccattattaatcataaagaggttttgcaatttttacataaattatgcaaataagttcctcattaccatatttggtatctgcttatattccacctatcataattaacatgtgttacatgtattgaggtccagttattgaaaacaatggaactgtacaatttcctcattaattatgcaaattcagtcatcatttgcataacatgtatatcattatgaacatctttgcctaagctacctgcatgcctaaaatgcaggcaatccgtcgttcctttctgcagttatcctctttggagtgtcttgacaaaaacgcccctgcagttccacaattgaatgttaggggactgaaacttgccccactttgtcatgacgctaaaagctatctaccacccaaatgtcacgaccatatcacgtacgggacaagagatacattgaaaaaactgctatgatagaatattctcattaattatgcaaatgtactcctattttgcataattagtattttatcttgtacaacattgtctaaggtacctacataccaaaaatcatgaaaatccgttattgccttctggagttatcctcgtcagaagtgtttgacaaaaatgcccctgctatcccaaaactagacgctagggggcccaaacttatgtcattttttcctgagcacaagagctatctaatacttaaaaatcttgaccatagcatgttcagaacaccgagatagcaaaaccagaagttgcgctgcagtaccaaggtcacacaccagggggcccaaaattgaccttgaccttcgtcttcccaacccctacccacataccaaatatcatcgtaattcatcaagagattctcaagttatgctgaccacaatatgcggacacacagacacgcacacacacacacacacagacacacacacagacacactcaaaactatacctccattttttcatggaggtaattagacTTTTCTACCCGATAGCGTGCAACAAGCATATTCTCTATTGCTTTTATATCTGCTGGTACGGGTTAAGTGTGTTAACTGTAACTTtatcaaactagagttcggcgacctcatacctcaatgaaaatttagagctttcataaatttcatgcaattgactagcacattaacataatttatgcatggtattgttcaccattgactaacgtacacatgtcaccattataaaattcccattattaatcataaagcgtttttgcaatttttacataaattatgcaaataagttcttcattaccatatttggtatctccttatattccacctatcatagttaacatgtgttacatttattgaagtccagttattgaaaacaatggaattatacaatttcctcattaatcatgcaaattaagtcctcatttgcataaaatgtatatcattatgaacatatttgcctaaggtacccgcatgcctagtatgatgccaatccatcaatcctttctgcagttatcctctttagaatgtcttgacaaaaacgcccctgcagttccgcaattaaatgttagggggctgaaacctgccccactttgtcatgacactgcaagctatctaccagccaaatgtcaagaccatatcacatccaggacaagagatacagtgaaaaaactgccatgatataatatcctcattaattatgcaaatgtactcctattttgcataattagtatttaatcttgtacaaaattgtctaaggtacctccataccaaaaatgatgaaaatccgttgttcccttcttgagttatcctcgtcagaagtttttgacaaaaatgcccctgctattcccaaactagacgctagggggcccaaacttacgtaattttttcctgagcacaagagctatctaatgcttaaaaatcttgaccatagcatgttcagaacaccgagatagcaaaaccggaagttgcgctgcagtaccaaggccacacaccagggggcccaaaattgaccttgaccttcgtcttcccaacccctacctacataccaaatatcatcgtagtccatcaagaggttctcaagttatgatgaccacaaatatgcggacacacagacacacacacaaacacacaaacacacacacaaacacacacacagacacactcaaaactatacctccattttttcatggaggtaataaatcaGTTAGTTCACATAGCCGGCGAAATCTGTCCTCAATTTCTTCTGCTACGAATGTTATTGTTGAAGTAAGTTTGGGGCCAAAGAACATGTTCCACAAAAAATGCGGTATGTACATGATCAATGCAAACAGCAACACCATATTTGGAAACTGCAAGGAGAAATTTTGTTCGAAACCAAGTCTTTCCTTGCAGAAGGCGTTCAAGTAGTTTGCTTGTGGAATGCTGAAGTTGGACGGTGGGTTGCAGTAGACGTTCTGAGGTTCACCTGTGAAGAAAAAGACGACAATCGGATCTGTAAGGTAAAAATTGGATCCGCCAGTCTAGTTACAATGCAGAGATAGCGGAGATATAGAAGGTGTCACTGGAACATTACAAACTACAGAGATACAACTAATATGTAAAAATTTCCAGTATTGTAAGCTGTCTGGAATCAAGTGAGAATTTGCAAATAAGGACAAAGTGTGGATATGTGATTGTTTACAACATAAGCTGTCAACTACGCACTAGTTAACAGCCCATCTTGGTCTACTTTTGTCTGGATAGTACAGTGTTTGGAAAGTGACCACCGGAGCGTAAATTAACTAAGGGTGATGCCCATATTTAGTGTAATATACAATGGAGAATTGTAAGAAAATGGAGGATGAAAGCGGATTGTTATTTCAGTCAAGGTAAAACTGCGAGTGAATCCATCTTGCTTCTTTGTCCGAGCTCTCAAACCACGTGTCTGCATCCCgctaaaacatacacaaaaatcagaaaatgacgtgAAAATGATGAGGATCTCGGTCTGCACCGCTCCTCTGTACTAGAAAAAAGCCTCCCCAACATTCCCAAGCAGAGGATAGCAACGGATTCTAAATCCTACCAAGGTGACATTCAAAGGGTAGCCATGTTGAATCTCCTTGACGTGTCTGTGACAGCTCTGCTATCCTGGTAACACATtcacaaaaacaagaaaaagcacaCAAATAGCAAAGCTCCTAAAAAGTGCCACTAATCGGCGTCGGCAAAAGGTGTCCCCAGCATAATTCtaagaaagtacatgtaactcGCTTTCTCCTTGGCTCGGACCTACACAAAAAGTTGACAAAACGTTCACAAAACACCCAACAAACAGGCAACAAACGGAAACGtgaaaaataaacaatgtgGCAAATCCGCGGAAACGTGAAGTCCTCTCGTACGTCGAAAACATGGCTCTGCAAACACTGCACCAAACCTAGTCTGCCAATATCAAACATGTCTCAGCACAACACCATACCACAAAATGAACATGTAAATGTCCAAAGTAGCCACAAAATAATCTAACCGTATACGTAAAATCTGCCATACTTTGCGGGGTACCATTAATCGTTTTCCCGACACACTCCTCGGGAGAGTCACGAGCTTGCCGTCACGAGCTCGAGCTGCGACACCGCACCGTGAAGTAGCAAGTCTCCCGTCGGTAACAACGAGGCCTTCCCGGCAAGTTTTCTGCTTTTGCCGGGGTGGGGAACGCACGCTTCAGGCTGCAAACGTTGCCGGAGGGCCAGTACTTAGAAGAATGATGTAGTCATGcgcgcatctcttatttatagggggTATGACGTCATACCTCTCGGGCCAATGGCTAATCACGTTAGATACACTGTCATACCCTCTTTCACTATATGGTCTCAAATTGAGATTTCCTCGCaatttttaaagaaatacaTACAAGAATAGAACACTCCAGTGACATCAAAAGATCAACTCTACTTTTCAACTCCCCcaccaaccccccccccccctccttcccCACCAACATACACATCACACATGTACCTCTCCACCCTCCTTACAAAGACTACTTAGATTTTCGCTCCCtggtaagtcatttgcataaaatttacagaaGCTCTTTATATTTCATGAAGATATTAACGTtaggtcgccaaactctagttgataagGGTTTATGTtactttatcaaataacatataaaataaaatttttatGTCTGCATAacatctttctacataacaaaccttgtttatttggcaaaggtacgtgttcgtggaactctagttgtcaaTTGTGTACGATTTTGAACAAAATTCAATGGCAGCACCATTGCTTCACCTTCAAATCAAATTCAGTTCACCAACGATGCCTCCATGAGGCAATCGTAAAGTCGAATAAACTAAACAACATGCTCACCTGAACCGGAAGAGAATCGGGTACCTGTGTGTCACAGTTGATCTGCATttaagccaaaaaaaaaacacacaaagaaatGGTATCTATTAAGCTCTCGGTGTTGATATAACGGCCATCTCTCGGCAACGTTTACTTAACCAACCCGTCACACCTTTAGTGGCTTAAGCTTTGTTAGAGACGGTGTCGTCAAAATTCTCTGGCCTTCGACGAATTTACGGTAAGGTTCTGATATGCTTTGTAGGGTACTCACTGTTACTGTGGCCATGAAATTCCAGGCGACTCGTTCATGTCAGATAAGGTCACTAGTTCCAAAATACCAGACAAGGTCACACAGACAAAGAACGCAACTGTAGACAACAGAAATCTCGAAAACAGGTAAGACGCAACGAATAGAAACCCCATGGCATCCAGTTTGGTTAAGTACTACCTAATCTTTACTGCAAGAGATGTTTCAATATTGGATTAGAAATCATTACAAGAAAAATATGACGTCTTCTGACAATGAGTGATCAGATCttgcaactagaaaggccgacatttgcttaagagcaaatacagcatatttcagccataccccttcccacgcaacattggactgttccaaatcacccctgcgcaaaaatggaacatcatcttaacagtacattatcccccaaagtggactggtattgtgaattgattccaggtaaaaacagagcttgcttctatttttcagaaaatgacaataatcacaccttccattcagaaaattttcatcatgactgaaaattgttgaatgacttcatgtaatgtcattaacaattttcagtacgataactaggtgtaagtttaaaaaagtataagctccttgtgatgtgggtacatttattattgcagtgaactttttttattcaagtagggcatacgatttaataattatcaagcaggtgcaggcactgtaggagcgtttgttttcttcaagctgtaaaactgttaaactgttttactttgtatgcaatcagccatcgagcctattcttattttagtttaacaacttcctgccagacccggaagatacgattgaaccttgttcgaggatttattttcgtctgtctggtcagtctgttcataccctggcgctgagagtgttttattgggctgaaactctggcagtttaaagttacttacaatttaaatgttcaaagtttatgtcaaacaacaacagcactaggaaatgtggccactatagacaggtggtcactatagagaaaatgctgatctattgactaggagccatacgttacacatgatttcagtacactgatcattaatcatataaacattgcacaggtaagccaattgtttagatgtacaattaagttcaaataattctgaagagaaatatcagatgagaaaataatcattctcgccactgtctaacttataattacgtatcaaaactaaacgcagattttctaactaacgctcctttcgccgacttcatcaaaggaccgccggctatcaatcaaacacggctgttgattagacttagagtttcaacagtcatgtgctgtgtgccagttgacagcgaacttcatgctacgtgatgttttacattgcttgaaccttctttcctacagcagtgcttctacaaaatatttagactgtaacactgagtcccacatgttttatagaatagaatttgacgcagaacagcgttttttgctgggtatttttcttgaaacatgtccgtgggaatatcagcgaggcggcgacgtagggatatcagaccgtcaacaaaagtcgcacggcggctaacggcgcagcgaagatactagcgctataaataagcgcttcaactaaggatggcaacccgtacaatatttttgtatactgttgagctaagtaaagtttgttgtttatgaggttttagttgtctttgaagctttgacccgaaatattctaaagtcaaactgctgaagagaagtaagtgactgctacgattatcgtagatatggcccttaaaaaaactgataaaagaagccttctcaatagtctaaaatgcaagagcttctgggggggcttcgcccacctgggtcccccccacagtggccctgcccctggaccccgccagggacattcggcgacccccggacccctgtccgacgctttgaaaaaatcctggcgagaagtctatacggcctgagtcttcaagttaacgtattgtgtggtcccgcttatgaatattaattagccttcgctttcctcttcgctgattggctgaaccattaattgaatcatctcttcctgccggctagacgcaggtgtagatgtcggctctgtggggtgaacgtccgaaaggtcatggcatggagaacgaaagaaaaccaatttcccctaaaaaaaagtgctgtaattaagccttttacagtactttatgccaaaaattttacttggatcattttaccaactatcttatgcctatctataccaaatgttactcataccagggtacaggggtgcaaaatataccgttataagaccgtcaacaacagtcgcacggagctaacagcgcagcgaaaataccatcgctagcgtttcaacttcggataacaagttataagtactgttgaactcagtaacgttaaagtttgtttttagttgcctttgacggtttgacctgaaatagtgttacgctaaactcctgaagagaagttaagtgactgctgcgattatcatagatatgcccctaagaactgatacaatataaagccttctgaatagtctaaaatgcgagagccttaggcgggcttcgctccccctggcgggaacactgctatatacgggatcatgaggccccgcttatgaatattaattagcctttggcctcctcttcgctgattggctaggtctttgattcaattaactctccggctgacgcgcacaggtgtggctctgtgcggggtcacggaaggtcacgtcaggaggccaaaagaaaacaaatttcccctcagaaaagtgccaaaattaatcattttaaagttgtttatgtcaaaaattttacttgaatcttgttaccaagtatctaatgcctatctataccaaatttcaggtcatttcattgtaataccagggtacaggagccaaaagtgtctttttttggtcaaaaattggtcaaaaaatcgcaaaaaaaagcattttgttgtactgtacaccaaaagtgttattgaatttatatgaagggattatcaaggcacatctctgtcaaatttcagctcatttggttgtaataccagggtacaggggccagaagtgtccttttttggtcaaaaattggtcaaaaaatcacaaaaataagcattttgttgtactgtacaccaaaagtgttatcgaatttatatgggggcattattaaggcacatctctgtcaaatttcagctcatttggttgtaataccagggtacaggggccaaaatatacagttttggtctaaaattgacccaaaaatctcaataaaatcattttagaggcagatatgaaaaaactgagaaaaaagcatcaaggtattggcccattctacctctgtgccaaatttcaggtcattcggtccaggaacggcggagatgaatcactttgaagatttgacaggagaaagaaagaaagaaagaaagaaagaaacattacgaatacaatatatttcaccatactatgtatggctgaaatataactactGTCGTCACAGCGTAGGCAAGAGATCGCCATGTTTAATAATCCCCGATCCCATTCCCAGGAAACATGGAGGTGTTGACGTTACTTGAGATCACCGCTGTCCTGTGGGGGACGTATTTGGTGGTGACTTGGTGGTTGGAGAGAGGACGTCTATCACAGGTCAGTAAACCCTGACTATAGCTCTACACTTTGATCCTATCTCCTAGTATATGTTCTATTTCATTATGTGTTATCAACTTGCTTCTGGCGTGACACTATGAGTGATCTACTGACCTCATCAGGAGACAACCACTCAGGCAATGTAGAACAACTAGTCGTGGCCTATATAAATACGGAAACGATGTTGTGTCGGGGCAAATATTAATGTAGCTTATCCGAGCAGGAAAATTTCACTGTAATATATTGCTATCTATTTGATTAATGTTGGAGatttctgttgcaaagtttggttGATATATGGCCATGTACCAATGGGATGGTTCCGTGTAAAACCTGTTGTATACACTTCGAATTTAAAATGTGTTTTAATCGAAAAGCATTATACTCGCGAAAAGCGTCCGAAAAAACTTTGGGGATAAATCTAGCCTTTCGTCCCTGTAGCTAACCGACAAGACCGTCCTGATCACGGGGTGCGACACCGGCTTCGGGAACCTCCTGGCCAAGCGGCTGGACCAGCTCGGCCTGCGGGTGTTCGCGGGCTGTCTGACCGCGGCCGGCGTGGCAGAGTTACGGCAGTCCTGCTCCGAACGGCTGCAGCCGATCCGGATGGACGTCAGCAGCTCAGACAGCGTACAAAATGCGTTCAGGGTGGTTAAGGAAACGGTGGGGAATAAAGGTAGGGACGCTAAAGCAAGACGGCTTAACTTTTAATCCCCTGCTTTCTTAAGCTTGTGGATAACTGAAGTGAAAGCATACGATATACTCCCCCATCTCACTCTCTAAGTCTAAgtctgtgtgagagagagagaaagagagagggagatagaaagaaagaaaaagaaacatagAAACAAAGATACCGCTGAAAACATAAGTCGATCTGCTATAGTGTCTGACGTTTCTATTAAGTCCGTAAGTTGGTTTACATGAGTTTTGTGCACTTCCCAGGTTTGTGGGGGCTGGTGAACAATGCGGGTATTAATGGTGATATGGCGGGACCCATGGAGTGGGCGACCAAGGAAGATTATCAGGTTTGTACATGTGCAAAAGAACTTAAACGAGTgcattttgtctattttctgtCACAATACATATTGTGTCATTCTTTAAGTTTACCTTTCCGTGTTGTATCACCAGACCGTCCTGAACGTGAACTTGCTGGGGATGATTGACGTCACCAAGACATTTCTCCCGCTCCTCAAGAAGTCACGTGGTCGGGTCGTCAACGTCGCAAGTGCTGCTGGGAGAGTGGCTGTTCCGGATGCCGGCCCTTACACCGTGTCGAAATTTGGCGTGGAGGCATTTTCTGACTCTCTGAGGTAAATTTGATTTACACACGTCTTTGACATAGCCCTCAAACGATATTTTGAATCAATATTACAACTGTAACGTGCCCACAATAGTTTGAAAGAGAGATGGGTCGATtcttagaagaaaaaaaattaaactttgTCACCTTCCGTGAAAGTTTAATTCAAACCCCTTTCGTAAAGAAATTCGACCTGCAACGGCAAATACTGTATGTCTACAACTTTCTTTCTGCTTAGACGGGCTATGAGAACCTTTGGAGTCAAAGTTGTCATCATCGAGCCTGGGTATTTCCGAACCGAAATCAACAACAAGGAGAGTGCCCTGCGTCGTATGGACGACACCTGGCAGCTGCAGAGTCCTGAGACCAAGACTGAGTACGGGGAGGAGTTTCTGCAAGCTGGTAGGTTTATCAAACATGTggacttgttttcttttatcataTTGTTTACGGCTAGGTGATTTAACACCAAAACTTCGGCCATGTACATCGCTAATctggtgaaataatgtgataactATTGTGATAACCATTAATACGACAAAAATTACAATTTACCACGGATTTCGAATGAACGACATTACTGAACTAAATGAATGTGATAAATAGACTGTTCTCCTCGGTCTAGATAAGAAATATTACCAGTTTTTCTGACGAGCACTGATGTTCGTAATGTGTGACGTCAGAAGAAGGTCAAAGTTGACCGGAAGTCGATATCAGCCGCGTCCGCGTTCAACGGAGGTTATTGTGAATCGGAGCAAATTgcctgtaaaattgcaaaacgCTGAGGTGATGGCATGTCATATCCTGCATGCAGACTTAAAATGTTTCTCTTCACCTGGCGTCTTTTCTTTTTGCACTAAATGCACAGGGGCCATGTGTACGTtgtaataattattattatttatccAAACATTCCTGAATTGAAACTAGGATATCGTTGATTTTAATTCTAGATACATATAAGAGAAGACTCAGTAAAGATATCGATCACCCTCTGACGCACAAGACAGTAGATAATCTTATGTTGCATTTGGAATTATggaaagtaacgttacatcagaaATCATTCAGAACGTTCTATTTTCTTCTCTTGACAGGAAAGGACGGAATAAAAGCTTCAGGTCGTTTCATGCAAGATCCAGTTGCCGTTGTGGATGCGATGGCGCATGCGCTGTGTGCTAACCACCCCCGGAGCCGTTACGTGATTGGTTGGGACGCTAGTTTCATCTTTGTACCAATTTCCTGGCTGCCAACCGAACTGGGTGATCTGGCCGTTCGGCTGGTGGCACCGGAAATGACGCCTACCCCAGCCTGCTGTAAGAATAAACAGTAGCTTAAAGAGAAATAAAGCAGTATCTTGCTCACTTTCCAAAAGTTGATATGGCGTTGTCAATACATTCAAAACCAGCTATGAAAACAGCCTTTGTTTATCTATATGTCAACATCAGATTCTATGTCTATATGCCATGAGGGTTGTGACGAAACGATGGTGCTGGATATGCACCGGCTGACttaaatttgattttaaaatcctCGCCCCTGAGTCGTCGCCAAAATTCATTTTGGTCGAATTTCAACGGCATACATGCCGTTTattatagggcttattcagtcacgtgatcctcCTCATAGCAACTAACCGGCCGCCATAGCAACGAGTGAAGTAggccattttggtgtaccagAGTCAGCCGCCTGCAGTGGGGCCCTATGCAACTCTCCATAAAAATTGTACATATTTCCCAAGCAATGCACCATTTCCCTTCAAAGCGTTTAGTTTCACAAGCACAGTGCTTTGTCTTGTGGTGGAATGTTGATTCTGCACTGGTAAAGCGCACAAAAGTTGGGTAAAAGATTTGTTTTGCGATTCTCTGGCAAAATGGGGCAAAATTTGCCACTCGTGTCCCTGTAGATAACAGACAAGACCGTCCTGATCACGGGGTGTGACACCGGCTTCGGGAACCTCCTGGCCAAGCGGCTGGACCAGCTCGGCCTGCGGGTGTTCGCGGGCTGTCTGACCGCGGCCCGCGTGGCAGAGTTACGGCAGTCCTGCTCCGAACGGCTGCAGCCGATCCGGATGGACGTCAGCAGCTCAGACAGCGTACAAACGATACATAAGATAAAAAGTAATGAGTAACACTTttatgtcgacagatatcattctacataacaaacctggtttatttggcgaaggtaggtgttcgtggaactctagttgtttatGATTTAGCTGACATTGTGAAGGCATGAGGTCACTGAACTTGTGACCACTAGTTATTATTATCATGTGTTATTACTCTTTATACCATATCCTGTGAAAGATTAAAGATCTATTCTTACTGCCACAGGGGCGCTAGTTGTTTTATCTCACCTCCTGTCAGCTCCTTCACCGTAGTCTGACGTCTTTTACACGGGAGCTTGGAGTtgatgatgtaacgttacctccaGATGGAGGTTGGTTGGgtgtagtggtgcgtacctaaagtcatattcaggttcaggtccggattcaggtccagcagttcaggttcaggtccggactttaagtcctgtgtattatttatttattttcggCTGTATACATGGGAGTTGTGCTATTGCAAGAATCTAACAACTAAACTAATCTAACAGTATATACAATCTAGTTAATATTATACTAGCTAATACTTCAGAACATAATGTCAATATTGCACTGTCttgtttttgcaatgagttTTAATTGAATTTGGCCTACGTAGGTAGATAggacaggacatgataataacaCATTGAATATCTCCGTCTTAGCATGTGGTAGTACAGTATCggtcttacatacatgtaataacttTTGGCGGTCTTCTTCGTAGGTCGGACAATCCATTATGAAGTTCAATTTGTTCTCAATGccattatggcatgtgggacacagtctctcattggctggcgTGTTGTAGTGTCAGCTCTTTTCAAATTGTAGGGTGTGAGCACTAATCCTTAGTTTCGTTATGTTGTTTCTAAAAAGTTTGAACAGATGAGAGATATTTCAAAACagagttattttttttaatttgctatATGTGTTTTTTATTCACTCAATGCTTTGTTTAGATAATACATTGAT
This region includes:
- the LOC118423416 gene encoding retinol dehydrogenase 16-like; amino-acid sequence: MEVLTLLEITAVLWGTYLVVTWWLERGRLSQLTDKTVLITGCDTGFGNLLAKRLDQLGLRVFAGCLTAAGVAELRQSCSERLQPIRMDVSSSDSVQNAFRVVKETVGNKGLWGLVNNAGINGDMAGPMEWATKEDYQTVLNVNLLGMIDVTKTFLPLLKKSRGRVVNVASAAGRVAVPDAGPYTVSKFGVEAFSDSLRRAMRTFGVKVVIIEPGYFRTEINNKESALRRMDDTWQLQSPETKTEYGEEFLQAGKDGIKASGRFMQDPVAVVDAMAHALCANHPRSRYVIGWDASFIFVPISWLPTELGDLAVRLVAPEMTPTPACCKNKQ